In the genome of Neofelis nebulosa isolate mNeoNeb1 chromosome 8, mNeoNeb1.pri, whole genome shotgun sequence, one region contains:
- the FBXL14 gene encoding F-box/LRR-repeat protein 14 isoform X1: protein METHISCLFPELLAMIFGYLDVRDKGRAAQVCTAWRDAAYHKSVWRGVEAKLHLRRANPSLFPSLQARGIRRVQILSLRRSLSYVIQGMANIESLNLSGCYNLTDNGLGHAFVQEIGSLRALNLSLCKQITDSSLGRIAQYLKGLEVLELGGCSNITNTGLLLIAWGLQRLKSLNLRSCRHLSDVGIGHLAGMTRSAAEGCLGLEQLTLQDCQKLTDLSLKHISRGLTGLRLLNLSFCGGISDAGLLHLSHMGSLRSLNLRSCDNISDTGIMHLAMGSLRLSGLDVSFCDKVGDQSLAYIAQGLDGLKSLSLCSCHISDDGINRMVRQMHGLRTLNIGQCVRITDKGLELIAEHLSQLTGIDLYGCTRITKRGLERITQLPCLKVLNLGLWQMTDSEKVRILHSNLRDHGVKETQRPLSINCTVCEFV from the exons atggagaCCCACATCTCGTGCTTGTTCCCCGAGCTGCTGGCCATGATCTTCGGCTACCTGGACGTCCGGGATAAGGGGCGCGCGGCGCAGGTGTGCACGGCCTGGCGGGACGCCGCCTACCACAAGTCGGTGTGGCGGGGGGTGGAGGCCAAGCTGCACCTGCGCCGGGCCAACCCGTCGCTGTTCCCCAGCCTGCAGGCCCGGGGTATCCGCCGTGTGCAGATCCTGAGCCTCCGCCGCAGCCTCAGCTACGTGATCCAGGGCATGGCCAACATCGAGAGCCTCAACCTAAGCGGCTGCTACAACCTCACTGACAACGGGCTGGGCCACGCGTTTGTGCAGGAGATCGGCTCCCTGCGTGCCCTGAACCTGAGTCTCTGCAAGCAGATCACCGACAGCAGCCTGGGCCGCATAGCCCAGTACCTCAAGGGCCTGGAGGTGCTGGAGCTGGGAGGTTGCAGCAACATCACCAATACCGGCCTCCTGCTCATCGCCTGGGGCCTGCAGCGCCTCAAGAGCCTTAATCTCCGCAGCTGCCGCCACCTCTCGGACGTGGGCATAGGGCACCTGGCCGGCATGACGCGCAGCGCCGCCGAGGGCTGCCTGGGCCTGGAGCAGCTTACGCTGCAGGACTGCCAGAAGCTGACTGACCTTTCTCTAAAGCACATCTCCCGGGGGCTGACGGGCCTGAGGCTCCTCAACCTCAGTTTCTGCGGGGGCATCTCGGACGCGGGCCTCCTGCACCTGTCGCACATGGGCAGCCTACGCAGCCTTAACCTGCGCTCCTGCGACAACATCAGTGACACTGGCATCATGCATCTGGCCATGGGCAGCCTTCGCCTCTCGGGGCTGGATGTGTCGTTCTGTGACAAGGTGGGGGACCAGAGTCTGGCTTacatagctcagggcctggacgGCCTCAAGTCCCTGTCCCTCTGCTCCTGCCACATCAGCGACGATGGCATCAACCGCATGGTGCGGCAGATGCATGGGCTGCGCACGCTCAACATCGGACAGTGTGTGCGCATCACAGACAAGGGCCTGGAGCTGATCGCGGAGCACCTGAGCCAGCTCACTGGCATAGATCTGTATGGCTGCACCCGAATCACCAAGCGCGGCCTGGAGCGCATCACGCAGCTGCCCTGCCTCAAGGTACTCAACCTAGGACTCTGGCAGATGACGGACAGTGAGAAGGTCAG aatccTCCACAGCAACCTGCGAGACCATGGAGTTAAAGAAACCCAGAGACCTTTATCAATTAATTGTACTGTTTGTGAATTTgtataa
- the FBXL14 gene encoding F-box/LRR-repeat protein 14 isoform X5, with product MANIESLNLSGCYNLTDNGLGHAFVQEIGSLRALNLSLCKQITDSSLGRIAQYLKGLEVLELGGCSNITNTGLLLIAWGLQRLKSLNLRSCRHLSDVGIGHLAGMTRSAAEGCLGLEQLTLQDCQKLTDLSLKHISRGLTGLRLLNLSFCGGISDAGLLHLSHMGSLRSLNLRSCDNISDTGIMHLAMGSLRLSGLDVSFCDKVGDQSLAYIAQGLDGLKSLSLCSCHISDDGINRMVRQMHGLRTLNIGQCVRITDKGLELIAEHLSQLTGIDLYGCTRITKRGLERITQLPCLKVLNLGLWQMTDSEKVRILHSNLRDHGVKETQRPLSINCTVCEFV from the exons ATGGCCAACATCGAGAGCCTCAACCTAAGCGGCTGCTACAACCTCACTGACAACGGGCTGGGCCACGCGTTTGTGCAGGAGATCGGCTCCCTGCGTGCCCTGAACCTGAGTCTCTGCAAGCAGATCACCGACAGCAGCCTGGGCCGCATAGCCCAGTACCTCAAGGGCCTGGAGGTGCTGGAGCTGGGAGGTTGCAGCAACATCACCAATACCGGCCTCCTGCTCATCGCCTGGGGCCTGCAGCGCCTCAAGAGCCTTAATCTCCGCAGCTGCCGCCACCTCTCGGACGTGGGCATAGGGCACCTGGCCGGCATGACGCGCAGCGCCGCCGAGGGCTGCCTGGGCCTGGAGCAGCTTACGCTGCAGGACTGCCAGAAGCTGACTGACCTTTCTCTAAAGCACATCTCCCGGGGGCTGACGGGCCTGAGGCTCCTCAACCTCAGTTTCTGCGGGGGCATCTCGGACGCGGGCCTCCTGCACCTGTCGCACATGGGCAGCCTACGCAGCCTTAACCTGCGCTCCTGCGACAACATCAGTGACACTGGCATCATGCATCTGGCCATGGGCAGCCTTCGCCTCTCGGGGCTGGATGTGTCGTTCTGTGACAAGGTGGGGGACCAGAGTCTGGCTTacatagctcagggcctggacgGCCTCAAGTCCCTGTCCCTCTGCTCCTGCCACATCAGCGACGATGGCATCAACCGCATGGTGCGGCAGATGCATGGGCTGCGCACGCTCAACATCGGACAGTGTGTGCGCATCACAGACAAGGGCCTGGAGCTGATCGCGGAGCACCTGAGCCAGCTCACTGGCATAGATCTGTATGGCTGCACCCGAATCACCAAGCGCGGCCTGGAGCGCATCACGCAGCTGCCCTGCCTCAAGGTACTCAACCTAGGACTCTGGCAGATGACGGACAGTGAGAAGGTCAG aatccTCCACAGCAACCTGCGAGACCATGGAGTTAAAGAAACCCAGAGACCTTTATCAATTAATTGTACTGTTTGTGAATTTgtataa
- the FBXL14 gene encoding F-box/LRR-repeat protein 14 isoform X3: METHISCLFPELLAMIFGYLDVRDKGRAAQVCTAWRDAAYHKSVWRGVEAKLHLRRANPSLFPSLQARGIRRVQILSLRRSLSYVIQGMANIESLNLSGCYNLTDNGLGHAFVQEIGSLRALNLSLCKQITDSSLGRIAQYLKGLEVLELGGCSNITNTGLLLIAWGLQRLKSLNLRSCRHLSDVGIGHLAGMTRSAAEGCLGLEQLTLQDCQKLTDLSLKHISRGLTGLRLLNLSFCGGISDAGLLHLSHMGSLRSLNLRSCDNISDTGIMHLAMGSLRLSGLDVSFCDKVGDQSLAYIAQGLDGLKSLSLCSCHISDDGINRMVRQMHGLRTLNIGQCVRITDKGLELIAEHLSQLTGIDLYGCTRITKRGLERITQLPCLKNPPQQPARPWS, translated from the exons atggagaCCCACATCTCGTGCTTGTTCCCCGAGCTGCTGGCCATGATCTTCGGCTACCTGGACGTCCGGGATAAGGGGCGCGCGGCGCAGGTGTGCACGGCCTGGCGGGACGCCGCCTACCACAAGTCGGTGTGGCGGGGGGTGGAGGCCAAGCTGCACCTGCGCCGGGCCAACCCGTCGCTGTTCCCCAGCCTGCAGGCCCGGGGTATCCGCCGTGTGCAGATCCTGAGCCTCCGCCGCAGCCTCAGCTACGTGATCCAGGGCATGGCCAACATCGAGAGCCTCAACCTAAGCGGCTGCTACAACCTCACTGACAACGGGCTGGGCCACGCGTTTGTGCAGGAGATCGGCTCCCTGCGTGCCCTGAACCTGAGTCTCTGCAAGCAGATCACCGACAGCAGCCTGGGCCGCATAGCCCAGTACCTCAAGGGCCTGGAGGTGCTGGAGCTGGGAGGTTGCAGCAACATCACCAATACCGGCCTCCTGCTCATCGCCTGGGGCCTGCAGCGCCTCAAGAGCCTTAATCTCCGCAGCTGCCGCCACCTCTCGGACGTGGGCATAGGGCACCTGGCCGGCATGACGCGCAGCGCCGCCGAGGGCTGCCTGGGCCTGGAGCAGCTTACGCTGCAGGACTGCCAGAAGCTGACTGACCTTTCTCTAAAGCACATCTCCCGGGGGCTGACGGGCCTGAGGCTCCTCAACCTCAGTTTCTGCGGGGGCATCTCGGACGCGGGCCTCCTGCACCTGTCGCACATGGGCAGCCTACGCAGCCTTAACCTGCGCTCCTGCGACAACATCAGTGACACTGGCATCATGCATCTGGCCATGGGCAGCCTTCGCCTCTCGGGGCTGGATGTGTCGTTCTGTGACAAGGTGGGGGACCAGAGTCTGGCTTacatagctcagggcctggacgGCCTCAAGTCCCTGTCCCTCTGCTCCTGCCACATCAGCGACGATGGCATCAACCGCATGGTGCGGCAGATGCATGGGCTGCGCACGCTCAACATCGGACAGTGTGTGCGCATCACAGACAAGGGCCTGGAGCTGATCGCGGAGCACCTGAGCCAGCTCACTGGCATAGATCTGTATGGCTGCACCCGAATCACCAAGCGCGGCCTGGAGCGCATCACGCAGCTGCCCTGCCTCAAG aatccTCCACAGCAACCTGCGAGACCATGGAGTTAA
- the FBXL14 gene encoding F-box/LRR-repeat protein 14 isoform X2 — METHISCLFPELLAMIFGYLDVRDKGRAAQVCTAWRDAAYHKSVWRGVEAKLHLRRANPSLFPSLQARGIRRVQILSLRRSLSYVIQGMANIESLNLSGCYNLTDNGLGHAFVQEIGSLRALNLSLCKQITDSSLGRIAQYLKGLEVLELGGCSNITNTGLLLIAWGLQRLKSLNLRSCRHLSDVGIGHLAGMTRSAAEGCLGLEQLTLQDCQKLTDLSLKHISRGLTGLRLLNLSFCGGISDAGLLHLSHMGSLRSLNLRSCDNISDTGIMHLAMGSLRLSGLDVSFCDKVGDQSLAYIAQGLDGLKSLSLCSCHISDDGINRMVRQMHGLRTLNIGQCVRITDKGLELIAEHLSQLTGIDLYGCTRITKRGLERITQLPCLKVLNLGLWQMTDSEKVRDCSDFAWWSCLYQPRTFGTM; from the coding sequence atggagaCCCACATCTCGTGCTTGTTCCCCGAGCTGCTGGCCATGATCTTCGGCTACCTGGACGTCCGGGATAAGGGGCGCGCGGCGCAGGTGTGCACGGCCTGGCGGGACGCCGCCTACCACAAGTCGGTGTGGCGGGGGGTGGAGGCCAAGCTGCACCTGCGCCGGGCCAACCCGTCGCTGTTCCCCAGCCTGCAGGCCCGGGGTATCCGCCGTGTGCAGATCCTGAGCCTCCGCCGCAGCCTCAGCTACGTGATCCAGGGCATGGCCAACATCGAGAGCCTCAACCTAAGCGGCTGCTACAACCTCACTGACAACGGGCTGGGCCACGCGTTTGTGCAGGAGATCGGCTCCCTGCGTGCCCTGAACCTGAGTCTCTGCAAGCAGATCACCGACAGCAGCCTGGGCCGCATAGCCCAGTACCTCAAGGGCCTGGAGGTGCTGGAGCTGGGAGGTTGCAGCAACATCACCAATACCGGCCTCCTGCTCATCGCCTGGGGCCTGCAGCGCCTCAAGAGCCTTAATCTCCGCAGCTGCCGCCACCTCTCGGACGTGGGCATAGGGCACCTGGCCGGCATGACGCGCAGCGCCGCCGAGGGCTGCCTGGGCCTGGAGCAGCTTACGCTGCAGGACTGCCAGAAGCTGACTGACCTTTCTCTAAAGCACATCTCCCGGGGGCTGACGGGCCTGAGGCTCCTCAACCTCAGTTTCTGCGGGGGCATCTCGGACGCGGGCCTCCTGCACCTGTCGCACATGGGCAGCCTACGCAGCCTTAACCTGCGCTCCTGCGACAACATCAGTGACACTGGCATCATGCATCTGGCCATGGGCAGCCTTCGCCTCTCGGGGCTGGATGTGTCGTTCTGTGACAAGGTGGGGGACCAGAGTCTGGCTTacatagctcagggcctggacgGCCTCAAGTCCCTGTCCCTCTGCTCCTGCCACATCAGCGACGATGGCATCAACCGCATGGTGCGGCAGATGCATGGGCTGCGCACGCTCAACATCGGACAGTGTGTGCGCATCACAGACAAGGGCCTGGAGCTGATCGCGGAGCACCTGAGCCAGCTCACTGGCATAGATCTGTATGGCTGCACCCGAATCACCAAGCGCGGCCTGGAGCGCATCACGCAGCTGCCCTGCCTCAAGGTACTCAACCTAGGACTCTGGCAGATGACGGACAGTGAGAAGGTCAG
- the FBXL14 gene encoding F-box/LRR-repeat protein 14 isoform X4 — translation METHISCLFPELLAMIFGYLDVRDKGRAAQVCTAWRDAAYHKSVWRGVEAKLHLRRANPSLFPSLQARGIRRVQILSLRRSLSYVIQGMANIESLNLSGCYNLTDNGLGHAFVQEIGSLRALNLSLCKQITDSSLGRIAQYLKGLEVLELGGCSNITNTGLLLIAWGLQRLKSLNLRSCRHLSDVGIGHLAGMTRSAAEGCLGLEQLTLQDCQKLTDLSLKHISRGLTGLRLLNLSFCGGISDAGLLHLSHMGSLRSLNLRSCDNISDTGIMHLAMGSLRLSGLDVSFCDKVGDQSLAYIAQGLDGLKSLSLCSCHISDDGINRMVRQMHGLRTLNIGQCVRITDKGLELIAEHLSQLTGIDLYGCTRITKRGLERITQLPCLKGLL, via the coding sequence atggagaCCCACATCTCGTGCTTGTTCCCCGAGCTGCTGGCCATGATCTTCGGCTACCTGGACGTCCGGGATAAGGGGCGCGCGGCGCAGGTGTGCACGGCCTGGCGGGACGCCGCCTACCACAAGTCGGTGTGGCGGGGGGTGGAGGCCAAGCTGCACCTGCGCCGGGCCAACCCGTCGCTGTTCCCCAGCCTGCAGGCCCGGGGTATCCGCCGTGTGCAGATCCTGAGCCTCCGCCGCAGCCTCAGCTACGTGATCCAGGGCATGGCCAACATCGAGAGCCTCAACCTAAGCGGCTGCTACAACCTCACTGACAACGGGCTGGGCCACGCGTTTGTGCAGGAGATCGGCTCCCTGCGTGCCCTGAACCTGAGTCTCTGCAAGCAGATCACCGACAGCAGCCTGGGCCGCATAGCCCAGTACCTCAAGGGCCTGGAGGTGCTGGAGCTGGGAGGTTGCAGCAACATCACCAATACCGGCCTCCTGCTCATCGCCTGGGGCCTGCAGCGCCTCAAGAGCCTTAATCTCCGCAGCTGCCGCCACCTCTCGGACGTGGGCATAGGGCACCTGGCCGGCATGACGCGCAGCGCCGCCGAGGGCTGCCTGGGCCTGGAGCAGCTTACGCTGCAGGACTGCCAGAAGCTGACTGACCTTTCTCTAAAGCACATCTCCCGGGGGCTGACGGGCCTGAGGCTCCTCAACCTCAGTTTCTGCGGGGGCATCTCGGACGCGGGCCTCCTGCACCTGTCGCACATGGGCAGCCTACGCAGCCTTAACCTGCGCTCCTGCGACAACATCAGTGACACTGGCATCATGCATCTGGCCATGGGCAGCCTTCGCCTCTCGGGGCTGGATGTGTCGTTCTGTGACAAGGTGGGGGACCAGAGTCTGGCTTacatagctcagggcctggacgGCCTCAAGTCCCTGTCCCTCTGCTCCTGCCACATCAGCGACGATGGCATCAACCGCATGGTGCGGCAGATGCATGGGCTGCGCACGCTCAACATCGGACAGTGTGTGCGCATCACAGACAAGGGCCTGGAGCTGATCGCGGAGCACCTGAGCCAGCTCACTGGCATAGATCTGTATGGCTGCACCCGAATCACCAAGCGCGGCCTGGAGCGCATCACGCAGCTGCCCTGCCTCAAG